Proteins from a single region of Belliella baltica DSM 15883:
- a CDS encoding CPBP family intramembrane glutamic endopeptidase translates to MKNNFPSKILHSAELIVVPFFISAIICMPFLFFGIEDSIYGFTLFIIYGITIVLYAWIRNKRKWPFDFSFRLPSIRWIAYSLLFIVTMILAISHPLNYLINLLLQNKNKGMAMELFSIFSFGAVFIGPIVEELIFRGIILNGLRDKYGSNLALTISSILFAIIHIQPAQIITALLMGLVFGYIFIKTNSLGLVILLHSVANLTSILIGEFLKIDTSIDNLESYMIYGKWTFFIIGISVLICVYLFLKYWRRSGELEFSRK, encoded by the coding sequence ATGAAAAATAATTTTCCTTCTAAAATCTTGCATAGTGCTGAATTAATCGTGGTTCCTTTCTTTATTTCAGCAATAATTTGTATGCCTTTTTTGTTTTTTGGTATTGAAGATTCAATTTATGGATTTACACTTTTTATTATTTATGGAATAACAATAGTTCTTTATGCTTGGATAAGGAACAAAAGAAAGTGGCCTTTTGATTTTAGTTTTAGGTTACCTAGCATCCGATGGATTGCTTATTCTTTGTTATTTATTGTTACCATGATTCTGGCTATTAGTCATCCTCTGAACTATTTGATTAACCTTTTATTACAGAATAAAAACAAAGGTATGGCAATGGAATTATTTTCAATCTTCTCATTTGGAGCTGTTTTTATTGGTCCAATAGTAGAGGAATTGATATTTCGGGGTATTATCCTTAATGGACTTAGAGATAAATATGGAAGTAATTTAGCCTTGACTATTTCTAGTATTTTATTTGCCATTATTCATATTCAACCTGCTCAGATAATTACAGCTTTATTGATGGGACTGGTTTTTGGTTATATATTTATCAAGACAAATAGTTTGGGTTTAGTAATTCTGTTACATTCTGTAGCCAACCTGACGAGTATATTAATTGGGGAGTTTTTGAAAATTGATACTTCCATAGACAACTTGGAAAGTTATATGATTTATGGAAAATGGACTTTCTTCATTATTGGGATCTCTGTTTTGATTTGTGTTTATTTGTTTTTGAAATATTGGAGAAGGAGCGGTGAATTGGAATTTAGCAGAAAGTGA
- the hisB gene encoding bifunctional histidinol-phosphatase/imidazoleglycerol-phosphate dehydratase HisB, producing the protein MKKALFIDRDGTIIIEPPTDFQVDSLEKLEFYPKALSNLRKIAEECDFELIMVTNQDGLGTDSFPEDTFWPAQNKMMKTLEGEGIIFTAVHIDKSFEHENLPTRKPGIGMLTAYQNGDYDLANSYVIGDRKTDVQLAKNLGTKSIFIGEAFEDADFCTTSWDEIYEFLRLPARKASVDRKTSETDIKISLNLDGTGKCNISTGLHFFDHMLEQLGKHGGTDLDIQVKGDLHIDEHHTIEDTALALGEAYLKALGDKKGIYRYGFLLPMDDVLAQCAIDFGGRPWMVWEAEFKREKIGEMPTEMFYHFFKSFSDTAKCNLNIKAEGSNEHHKIEAIFKSMARAIKMAVKRDLNALNQLPSTKGVL; encoded by the coding sequence TTGAGCAATCTCAGGAAAATAGCTGAGGAATGTGATTTTGAACTAATCATGGTCACCAATCAAGATGGCTTAGGTACGGATTCTTTTCCAGAAGACACCTTTTGGCCAGCCCAAAACAAAATGATGAAGACCCTCGAAGGAGAAGGCATCATTTTTACGGCTGTGCATATCGATAAGTCATTTGAACACGAAAACTTACCTACTCGTAAACCAGGGATCGGTATGCTCACAGCTTATCAAAACGGCGACTATGACCTAGCCAATTCCTATGTGATCGGAGATAGGAAAACAGATGTTCAACTCGCAAAAAACCTTGGAACCAAATCCATTTTCATTGGAGAAGCTTTTGAAGACGCAGACTTCTGCACTACTTCTTGGGATGAAATCTATGAATTCCTCAGACTTCCAGCGAGAAAAGCATCAGTAGATAGAAAAACTTCAGAGACTGACATCAAAATCAGCCTCAATTTGGATGGAACAGGCAAGTGCAATATCAGCACAGGTTTGCATTTCTTTGACCACATGCTAGAGCAACTGGGCAAGCATGGCGGTACTGATTTGGATATTCAGGTCAAAGGGGACTTGCACATCGACGAGCATCATACGATTGAAGATACAGCCTTGGCACTTGGTGAAGCTTATTTAAAGGCGCTTGGAGACAAAAAGGGCATCTATCGTTATGGTTTCCTTTTGCCGATGGACGATGTGTTGGCACAATGTGCAATAGACTTTGGCGGACGTCCTTGGATGGTTTGGGAAGCAGAATTCAAAAGAGAAAAAATTGGAGAAATGCCTACGGAGATGTTCTACCATTTCTTCAAATCCTTCTCCGACACAGCCAAATGTAACCTGAATATCAAAGCCGAAGGTTCAAACGAACACCACAAAATCGAAGCGATCTTCAAATCCATGGCAAGAGCCATCAAAATGGCCGTAAAAAGAGATCTCAATGCCTTGAATCAACTTCCGAGTACGAAGGGGGTTTTGTAA